The DNA segment caaccaggAGCTGTAAAGGAATTGGGAGTTGATAGCACCACTTGGTTTGGCTGCCAATTCAATGCAGTGGAATGGTTTGTGATCCCTCAGCACTTTGGTAATTTGCTTCTACTTCTTGATATTTGGGCAACATCAGAGTTGACTAACGTTTTAAAATGTTAGTACTAACTCTGGGTAGACTGTAAAATCTCTCAGAAATGGGTGTACTACATGTATTTTTTACAAAGCAACTACAAGTAATAGCTTAGAAAAGATACTGAGAAAACAACAAGCCAGGAGGTAAAATATTACAAGCAACAAGTTGAGACATCCACATTAATTATGCTGAAAAACCATACAAACCTTATGGATAATTCATTACATACTTCTACGTTCAAATAATTAGTACATGATTACCAGAAGAAATTTCTACTTGATTAAATACCTTCAGCACTCTGAAGCACTTTTACCTGCAAAGGAAGTAGAATGCTCCAATTATAAGAACTCCTAGAAGAAGTAGTGAGGCCAAGAAAGCTGCAGACAGGTCACCTTTGGTTTGGGACTTGATGCTGGGCAGCAAAACTTCCTCACAACGGGCTCCTGTGTAATTCTCAATACATCTGGGAAAACAAGTTTTATTCAGATTAGGTGGTGACATGTCGTCTAGCATGAAAAGCACCAAGGCTTCTTTCAGTCTTAAGTGGGGAGAGAACTTGTTATGGCATAATTCAAGATTTATATTTGCTTCACAGCAAGTCTTCTTACGGAATTTCCACTCACCTTGTATTTCTGGAACAAAGGGAATTGGACACGTTAGGCATCAAGCTTGTATTCTGATCCGTATTGCTTTTATACATTAAACCATATCTTTCTTAATACATTCACTGGGTTAGCAATATACTTCCTAATGGTGTAATTCACAGTTAATTCTGCCTCCTCCACTGGCAGATTTAATTAATTAAATCCAACTATTTAGTGTTAACTGTGCCATCCCACTGGTTCTCATTTTATACACAGTGGTCATGCTTTATTTTCCCCCTTTCATGTAACTTTCTAGCTTGCTTTCTTGAAGAGCTGGTACTGTCAGCTAAATGGATCAAGGAAAAGGGAATTCATTTAGACATAGTACACCTTAAATTGCAGAAGTGTTTTACACAGTGTAAGAATTCATGCCAGAACATCTTACGTGTTTGGTGAATGACCCTCTCTTAGAGAGACGTAGCTAAATGTATTCTCTACTATGCTTATTTTACAGATTGAGCTTCTGAAAACTTCTTCTGATGAAAGGATTAAAATGATATTTTACCATGGTAAACTGGtatgatattttattaaaaacaaataaaattaatggCTTAGTAATTCATATTGAGTCAAAACCAGGTTGAAGCTAAACTGATCTTCATTTGTcttatattttgcatttattctGCTAAGTTTTCTTGAGGTATTTATTGTGttacagaaaatggaaaacacttcATTCAATAACTACATTCGGCATGTACCCTTTTATGTATGTAAATTTGCTTCTCTCTATTTGTATTACTAAAGATCTTGCTCCTTCTTGCTATTTCTGGCACTGAAGTCATAATAGTCTGTGACATAAGCAATTTCAGACTCCAGCTGAGAAAAATGGGCTGAAGTCTGTAACATACTTGAAATTCTCAACTGCCATTGGCAGCTGCAAGGTATAATTTCAGATGAGGGATAAGAAGGCAGAGTGGGGAGGAACTGCCAAAAAAGAAAGATGTCTAGCATATCTAAAGAAGACAAATGGGTCACTGTGAGAATACCACCACGTGTGCTAGATGGAACTCCCAGCACCCCTTTCTGTACATTATGCACCACTGTTTCAGTATTACTGGTTTAAGCTGTTGCACAAATAATTACTccaatttcttttaatttattgtttTTGGAAATGTAATGGCAGATTTAGACACTAGAAAAAAGATTTAATTATCATCAGATATTAAAGCTGTGCAAGTGATCAAACAGCCAGGCTTTACTAAGGGCAATGTGAGACTTTTCAAAGTTACTATGTTTGGCTGCTGGGAGAATGAAGGGTAGGCAGACTGCTCTGATTGCTTCAGATAATGTTCCAGATATTTATCCTAAGTATAGTGGCATTTCAGTGGCCTATTTCTGAAATACTGTAGAATACTTTAAGAATAGAAGAGTAGTTTGAGTGGGGTATTGTTCTTCAGCAAGTGGGAGATAAATGCTTTGGAGAGCTGAATAGAATAACAGGGATAGAAAATGGAATATAAAATTCATAGAACTATTCTTGAATACCAATGAAAACTGGAGAATAATGCAAGGCTAAAAtgatacaggaagaaaaaataaataggttGTGATATCAAATTAAGGCTCATGGAAAAGTTTGAGAGAATGAGTGCAAAGGGAGTAAGCCAGTAGCCtaaagagaaaaatgaagcaggaggaagagaagatAGTCCTCCTAGCTGAAGAGAGTTGCATACAGGATTAGGTAAAAGGTGCAGGTTAGAGAACTGTTGTGGTACAGTGGAGTGAGTTGGCATGAACAGTGCATGGGAGGCGTAATCATATTCTGCAAaagactgtggggaaaaaaattggGAATGTCATGACAGTGTAGCAAAAAGGTCACTGAGACTGTAGCCACTTTCTACTAAATAGAAAACAGAGCCAGATGCTTAAGGTGTTCTTAAGTCTTCAAGAGGGAAAGGAGCCAGAAAGCCTAAGGGGAAAACTATAGCCAATATGAACCCAAGGCCATAGCAAAGGGAAAAAGACCTACACTAAAAAAGCCCATACAAAACTTAAACGTCCTGGAGGCTAAACCTATTAGTTCTCTGGATTCAACAAAAACAAGTTTTAGAAAGATGTTTTCCGTGACTTGCCAGTTTGATCTGTTTAACTGTGTGCAATGGATTAGGGATTACAAAACTACACATGCACTTTCTCTGTGCTGACCTGTTGACGCACTTGCTGAAAGTGACTCCATGCTATGTAGAAAATACTGTCATATAACCTAAAAATGATGGAGGTTTTAATAGAAACAGGAAAATGGAGATGAGGTCTCTCTTGTTTACATTTAGGTAAACTAAGTTATACCTAATGTGACCCTGCCAATGAGCTCTGCTACAGTTAGGTGATTTCTGAATATTCAGATGTTCAAATATTGGCTTGCACAGCTTTTCTGAAGTCATCAGCACTGATGCACAAATAGATGAAGGACTATATTAAATATAGAAGCAACTGATGCTTTAAGACAACCAAGAGAAGGGAAAGGTTTCTACTGTAAGTCCTTTCCTAAAATTGGTGTGAAAGAAATGAAGCAGTTTTCAATAATTAGCAGTGGAACTCGCTCAGAAGATCTGCTTATCCTGTTGCATTAGCAGAACTCTCATAATGTCAGTGGAGTTACATACACAGTGACTACAAGCAAGACAGAAAAGTAATCTCTAACAAGCATGTGGGCTATGAACATAAGCCAGACTGATGGTATCTATGTAGTGTCACCTAGAGGTAGTCAGTCTTACTATACACAGCCTTAAAAGTCAGTAGCAACTCATACTTTATCTTGTTTATAATGGATGCATAAAAGTAGAGTGCAAGTGAAGCATGACACATTGCAGTTGTTAATACGGCAAGCAACTGTGCTTCTGCAGGTAAATGAATGAGGGCAAAAGACAGAGCAGCCTGCTTCTAGGCTGTAGTAAGAGGGTCTTTAATTAAGTTTTGTGGTCACTAAGGCAGGTGTTGCTGTTGCACATCACATCTACATGCTGTTAGCCTGCTGTTTTGGCACATGCCGTCTGTTGGCTTTAAATGGTCCTACTGTGCAGCATTCCAAAGTTGATGTTTAAGATGGAAAAAAGGTCTTTCCTCCTCTAAGAAATTACACTGTCTTATTCAATCAGAGTTGAAAGACAACAGTCTTCAAATGTTTGAGGAAAAGCTGTGCATCTAGAAACTCCCATTTTCAGATGGCATCCAGATCTCTGCTTTTATAGATgcctgcacacacatacacaaatgcCTTTAAGATCTCATTGATAACTAAAATACAAGCGTAACAGGCCTCCAGTAACACCAGGCATTACTGCTGTCTTGTTTGCAGATGCAGTTCCTGAGCCAGTGCAAGTGATCTACTGCTAAGAAGGTaaggtttctttcttttccagactCTAAGGTGGGCGTCATGAGCAAGTATCTGACAGACTTTAAAAATGCAAGTAGGATTTGAGTCAATTATGCACACAGAGTCCCACTGCCTAGTATTATACTGTAAGAGTCTTGACTTAGTTTTCCTTAGTCAGGAAAAACCTGGATGCTTCTTGGTATAAAAATTACTTGCATGTAAATACAAAGCTCTAAGCAGAAAAAGACAGCTGAAAAATTATCTGCTTGTCAATGCAATTCAGATTACATGGCTGACAGCTTCAAAATCACCATAATCTTCAGTCTGTAGCAGGCTCCTAAAAGTTGTCCTAATCCATACAATATAAGGTCATCTAGTAAGtatgaaaaataattcaaaaccaaAGTGAATAAGCAATGGCAAAATTAATTGGAAGCCCTAAGCAGCTTTTACAAAAAAGTTTTGTGTTGAGTTGCAAAACTGTTACTCTGAAGCTGTATTCATATacatagaaattaaaataaaacttacaGTACTACTGTGGAAAAGTGGAAAGAATGGGGTACTTTGCCCTAGAACTCTCTTAGCTATGTGTTTATATAGCAAGCTTTACCATGTCTGGCAATGATATTAATTTGGATCACTAATACTTTTCTAACACATAAGCAAAtgttgtattttatattttatgtcccgttaaaaagaaatcttaattGCTGACTTTCTTTGGCTATACTTTTGGTATGTATTCTAACTTTTGTTCCTACCTTTCAAGCCAAATTCTGAATTGAAAAATACTTGGTGTTTTCAGAAGAGCCCAGGGTATgtggaagcagaggaagaagaaaagcccACGAGTGGGAGGCCCGCCACTGGCAACTTGCGGCGTGTACATTCTGAAGACTTACGGCACAGCAAGTGTATCACTCATGGGgatatttgaaaaagagaatAAAGGACCCATCTCGGAGGAAGAGCAGGACAAGGAAGGGGCATACAGAAAGGGATAGAAAGAATTTGCATGGGAGCTGTTGGATCAGTATAGGAAAGGTAGAGGAGAGATTGGCTTAGGGTAGAAGCAAAGGAAATGTGAAGTAGAAGTAGCCTTTAACCATACACAGGAATTTAAGGGAGGAGGTTCCTAAGGTCTGCCTTTGTCCCTTGCAGTGCTTAAGCCTGAATGCACTGCCCTCTGCAGAATATGATCCCTTCTGCAAAAGGAGCGCATTCACTATTAATTCGAGTGTAACGCCCTCAGAAGCAGAGGAGCTCTGTTTCTATGGTCTTATACCATCTGTATTCTGTCTGAAATACAGAAAGAAGACTTTCAGAATGTCTCATGTGTAAGACAAAATGGAAATACCAGAGCTTCCCCTCAGACAACAAAACCTTAAGGTAATTCTGCACTGTATTAATTAATAATTATGGTACTGCTGCACATCAGATGCTGAGGCAAACAGCTTTAGCCTCATGTTTTATGATACACCTGAGGCAGCTGCTTgtcaggttccagtgtaagttggggaatgacctgttagaaagcagtgtaggggaaggggacctgggggtcccggggaaagcaggatgaacatgagccagcattgtgtccttgtggccaggaaggccaatggtatcctggggtgtattagaagggggtggtcagtaggtcgagagaggttctccttcccctctactctgccctggtgacaccacatctggaatattgtgtccagttctgggcccctcagttccagaaggacaggaaactgctggagagagtccagcgcagggcaacaaagatgctgaagggagtggagcatctcccatgtgaggaaaggctgagggagctggggctctggagcttggagacgaggagactgaggggtgacctcagtaatgtttacaaatatataaagggtgagtgtcaggaggatggagccaggctcttctcagtgacaaccagtgacaggacaaggggtagtgggttcaaactggaacacaagaggttccacttaagtttgagaagaaatttcttctcagtgagggtgacagaacactggcccaggctgcccagggaggttgcgtagtctcctgctctggagacattaagatcctgcctggacaccttcctgtgtaacctcatctgggtgttcctgctccggcagggggattgaactggatgagctttcaaggtcctttccaatccctgacatacGGTGATTCTATGATTGTCCACCCTTCTCCATTCTCCTGCATGTTTATTTAGTACATTTGAGCATTCCTGGGTTTGATGCTCTTCGTGTTTGTGGTGACAGGTGTCCCTTTTGGGGCTGAGAACGTTAACTCACTGTTAGGAAAGGAATGAAGGAAGATGGCAGCTGAGCAACTTCATGTTTTGACACACATCATCCGTATTTAAAATCTGCTAATGTTACACAGGGTAGGGGGGTCAAATGATGGTTTGTTTCTATTACATCTCTAcctcgtgtgtgtgtgtatatatatatctctccATTTCTGAATGgtaaaaataactgaaatatcAAAAGTAAACAGTGGCTCTTAATTTGTTACCATGCTGCAAAATAACATATTTTCAAAGAACTATGCAATTTGCCCAGTTACATTGTGAAATTACTTGCAATTATATTGCATCAGGTAATCTGGACTAAGTACATTTAGCACAACATGTTTGTGTAAATAAGTACAATGTCAAGGCAAATGTGTCTTAAGGTATTTTCACAGTTCGTTAGGCTGTTTTTGCTCCATTTCCCTCTTTTAATCAGTGCTGTACTAATGATCATTCAGCCTTTGATTCTAAAACCAATTCAGTTTTTCTGTTGGTGGGAGATCATGATTTTGAGAACACCTGGAAGCTTTATGTGGGATTTTGCAGAAACCTGCATCAAAGAAGCTTTGCGCAACTGTGTGATGATGCCAGTCTTGAAGTTCCAAAGCaccaaatatttttctgaattctGCTGAATAGTGAtgcattttttctgttgtttctatTCACATCACTGCTGATTACTAAGATATCTGTGTGTAAACAAAACCTTTCTCATCTATAATTAGCCTTCTCTGACTGATTAAGGAACATGCTTAGAATGAGGACATGCTTAAATAGAATGCTGCTATTTAAATCCATATAGCTTCATAATCAACCACtagatacagaagaaaaatacttgaTCATTTAAATGCAACAAGATTGCCCAAGTATAACAGAAATGCTCTTAAGATGTTACTTTTCTGCTTCAGCAGATTATAAAATCCTCTAGTACCTGAATTACAAATGACTTCATTTGGAGCCCCTTTAAAGTGGATATTATCTGACTAGCTTGTGCTCCTGAAAATGAATTCTTCTAAATATTTGATAATTCATATTTACAGGTATTGCATCAAATACCCTTCCTCCTTAAACAGTCTAGCAATAGTTGAGAGAGTGCTTTGAAATTGTGTAACTGATGCTATTTAGTCTAACcattcttttttcatttaagtaTTTTCATATCAATAATACAGGAttccttccaggaaaaaaaaaaaaaaaagcatattttaatatgtTTTGCTTCTTGCGTGTCTAGCATTTATTTTACATTGCATTAGCTTGCAAGGTTTAGCAGTTAGAATGAATTATCATCATCCAGCACTTCTGAGCTTTATCCTCGCTTTGGGATCTGATTCAGTGTATGACATTGGACAATATGCTTAATGACAGTGATATGCTGTGTATCTTTTTCAATGAGCATTTCCCACAAAATTGCCTCTTCTCATCTACTAGATGAGTTTACGTGCTTGAGTTTAAATGTCTAAATTGAACTGTcccaaacaaaagaaagaaatgctTAATTAGGCatcttagaaaatatttttttttccaaattgtttATCTAGTTGTCCTTAGCTATAGCCTAAGGTTGAAGAGGGAGCAGAATTTGCCATGTAAGAAATAACGGTAATATCCTTAAGTGTATGTAGTAGGTGTCTGAATGTCTATTATTATATTAAGTAAACCCATTCAATTAAGCATAATTTATTTTGATGAATGATAACTCAGAATCAGTAAATGAAGAACCATgaaaaattataatttaatttgTCATCTTCTTATGTCTTggtaaatgagaaaataaaagggtAGGGCTGTATTTATGCAAGAAATGTATCCACATGCAAAAAGGAAATGCTTCTTTTCCAGTGTGCTACATGGGCTTCAAAAAGAAGAATGGCCCCATAAATGAATGGCGTAAGAAGTATCGATACTGGCAGCCTTGGTGTTTCTTTATCAAGTGGTCTTTGGCTGTTACTGTAAAGCTGTGCTTTGAGATTCAGAGAACACAGTAAGTCTtgaattaggttttttttttttcccttaaaagatTATATTCCTTTTTGCACCTCCTCATTTTGTTCAGGTCAGGCCATTTTCTGTTATAAGAATATTTGCAATATAATCATCAGGAAGAAAAACTGTGAATGTACTTTGCCTTTCTGAATGCCTTTCCTACAGTCTGTACTCCATGAGACAAAGGGTATTTCGTTCCTTTCTGTATTGTAATGAGGGTAGGAAATATGGTTCTAAATATAGATATTATTCTGAATGCATACGTAACTCAGCACTGCTGCACCTGTCAAACAAGTACACACATTTATGTCTCTCTTATTGTCATTGTCATGTCTCTGCAAACTGGATCTGAGAATGAATTACAGCCATAGGTAATAgaggttttcttttaaataatgttttaacaGTAATTTCTTAAAGAAGCAAAATGGAGAAATAGTCTGTAGCCAGCTACACACAGCTTTAATTTCACTGACCTGCAGAATGGACTGGATACAGTAGGAATCATATAACAAATCCCTCCGTTTAGACAAAAAGATCCATAACTGGTGCCACAGAGTTCTTCATGATCttgaagaccaaaaaaaaaacaccagagaAAAATAGAGACTTCTGTATTTTTATCAAGGAAAGCAGATCTTAATTACACTTTTGGGGAACGGGGTGGCTTCCttaaaaaatcccaaaaccaatcaaacaaaaaaaaacaataaacaaacaaaaaacaacaaacaaaaccacaaacaaaaccaaaacaccaaaacaaaccaccacacacaaacaaaaccaccctatGAACAAATAAGGTGTCAGTCTTGCCTTTCAGGCCAGTAACATATAGCACTGTCTTGCAGAATTGTTTCATGTAACAATATGCAAAAGAAATCACAAATTGATCACCATATCAGATGTAAAATACCTAGATTATatgaaaaaatacagtatttctctttcagtgagAGGAACTTCTGAATTCTCTGTTACTTAACTTGCCTTTCATAACCACAAACCAAACTGAGTACAGTGATTCACATGACGACCTATACGAAGTCTGGTTTGTCCTGTTCCAGTGGCACAAACTATCTTTAGCTTAACTAGCTTCTGTGAGAGAATTGCAGTCAGCACAGAGAAACTCAGAGTAGTCTCAGGTGTGGACCAGGACATTCTGAGACTGCTTCAGGCGATAGTAAGAGCTGAATCATAGCATAGTTGGACATCACAAGGTTTTTCCACCCCCATTTTTAACACCCAAGGAAGGCGCCAGCCTATGAAGTGTCACTTATGTAGAAGACTGCCTGTTACAGTGTCATTTCCACAGACCTCAAAAAAGCTTTTTCCTAACTCAACAGGCCACTTATATGAATTGTTAGTGTTTTAAACACAATTAGGCATTCTAATAAAACCTCAAATGCAGGATGCTAATGTTGGCAGTCATAGCAGCAGTTGTCCATTTTATGTTTAAATAGAATATCTAACTGTACCATTTCACTCTTTATGAAAGCAGTCTAAATTTGGAAGTTGAACTGCATATATTCATTATACCTTTAATGCCTCTGCAACTCatgttatatatatgcatatatattttaatagatTTCTTCAATCTTAGGAAACCACAATATCTCaatcaaaagaaaaatagagCAGTCTTCTGACATCACAAGCATGAGAATCATGTGTTACCTCACACTTTAGGTGTTGTTTTTGCTGTTATTTCTCCCAGTTGTTCTGAAAATGAGAATTCTGCTTTCTCACTATTTATGTATAGCAGAGATTTTCTATACAAAATATAGCATTGTTTAAGAGGAATCAAGATTTTAGTTTTCTTATttgtccttcagaaaagaagagtTTGGGTTCCCCTTTATTCTTGCAGAACGAAGTTAAAAGTGTGGCCATAAGACATTCTACGCTAGAGAGAGCTTCTACGGCTCTGTATGTAAAATAAACCTAAGTTTTCTAAGGGTGGCAGAAATGCTGAGCTACCGCTAACCCTATGCAACAAAAATATAATGCATCCTGCTATCCACTAAACCAGCTCCAGTAATTCCACTCTCCCATCTTTTTGTACCTTCTTCCATTTCTATGATGGCACATTGACATGGGAATGTGGGTGAAAGTCCTTATTTTAAGATTAAGGCAGTTATACCACAGAGCTCAACAGGAATTCACTTTGATGTTCAGGTTATCAAAGTGCTACCATCCACATGGTAACTGGACCTTTTTGCACAAGTGCAGATAAATTAGGGAGctggaggagggggaaggtaagGCTGGAAAGATTGTTCATATTTGACCTGTTTCATTGGCTCAGGCTGTGGCATAACAGAAACGTGTGTTCTGGTCCACCTTGCTAGAGGTCAAATGGAAATTTCAACTCTGAAGCTTTCTATGCTTGTCTACTGGCAATTAATTTACTGCAAGTTCACTGTTAAaagaattttgaaattattttgcatgGGTAACAGTATAATTGCAATAGGAATAAaaaggtaacagaaaaaaaaaagcaggtttttTAAAAAGAACTACAAATTATTTGATTTTAGTCTATTCAAACATAACAGTGGAACCTCCATGACAGTGTAATTAAATTGAAGCTGCAGCCTTCCTTAATGAAGAGAGGACATTGAATATATGAACAGTGTATCGGAATATCTATACAATTATAAGAATTGTATCAAAAGTAGCGTggacagcaggacaagggcagtgatccttcccctgtgctctgcattggggaggccacacctggagtattgtgttcagttctgggcccctcagttcaggaaagagattgaagtgctggagcgggtccagagaagagcaacaagactggggaagggacttgaacacaagacctatggggagaggctgagggagctgggcttgtttagtctggagaagaggaggcttagaggtgagctcagcactctctagaacgacctgaagggcagttctagccaggtggggattgggctcttctcccaggcagtcagcaataggacaagggggcatgggcttcaactctgccaggggagattagaaagcaattctttgcagagagagtggtcaggcattggaatggctgcccagggaggtgctggactcaccggccctggaggtttttaaactgagattggatatggcacttagtgccatgatttggtaaatggactggagttggaccaagggttggactggatgatctctgaggtctttcccaacccagtcgattctgtgattctgtgaatcaagagagaaaaagcaaaactctCAACTTTGCCCGGCTTTCAACTCTATTAAGCATCTGCAGGAGTTAAGTGTTGTTGAAACTCTACCAGATGGAAAAGCAAGATGGTAGAATGTAGGCCCCACAGAAAAATCCCTTTAGACAGCTTGTGGAAAGCCTTCAGAGAAATTCTCATGAGAATTAATGAAAACTTGTTCACCTCCTTGAATTCCTGCCTTATGCTACTATTTCTCTTCATCTTTGTGCAGAAGTAGACCTGTCTCACACTGACATAGTGGTAGAGtactgaagaaaatgaaatgccTCAGGTCATTCAGGTCTCAGAACATTTAGGAGAATGATTCTTTCACTGTCATGGTGTGATCTGTGTATTAAGGACCAAGCTTTGCAGCCCAACTAGACATTTCTGTTCTGGCAATATACCTCAGGCACTCTGTCTTAGGCCTATTAGAGAAAAGTGAGAGAGGTGGAGAGAGAGAACAAAAAGTACCTAGGAAGCCTTCGAAACCATTTTGATTGTAATTACAGACAATTTCTCTCTAGGCTATTTCTTTCCAGAGCTAGACTTCCTTCCAGTACTAAGGGAAAAATGGTAACCTCAATTGTACGAGTAATGAGATATGTGATGAAACCTCTGTGTTCATGTAGATCAGGTGCCCCATTGTCCATCCAATCGGGCTTCTCATTAGTTCTATTTCATGTATTAATACTTTGCTACTACTTATTGAAAGAACGAGTGTAATACAGTATGAAGTAGATGACAGAACTatgaaagagaataaaagaaaattcaGGATGCTCTAACACTAGAAGAAAAATTAATGGCTAGTAGTAGTGGGGTTTGCTACAATTCAGAAATACTCCATACCCACTTTACTGAAATGCAGTAAATTTGAAAGCAACAGCTCTATATTTATGGACAGGAATGTATGAAAGCAACAGTTTATCCCTAAACATGTCCCTAAACTGTCTG comes from the Patagioenas fasciata isolate bPatFas1 chromosome 12, bPatFas1.hap1, whole genome shotgun sequence genome and includes:
- the NRG4 gene encoding pro-neuregulin-4, membrane-bound isoform isoform X1, which codes for MRTDHEELCGTSYGSFCLNGGICYMIPTVSSPFCRCIENYTGARCEEVLLPSIKSQTKGDLSAAFLASLLLLGVLIIGAFYFLCSSWLKKKRKTKARIKFNNNPRVRKASIPRTGSSECGVTLVETTSSNGCNKIITE
- the NRG4 gene encoding pro-neuregulin-4, membrane-bound isoform isoform X2, with amino-acid sequence MRTDHEELCGTSYGSFCLNGGICYMIPTVSSPFCRCIENYTGARCEEVLLPSIKSQTKGDLSAAFLASLLLLGVLIIGAFYFLCRVRKASIPRTGSSECGVTLVETTSSNGCNKIITE